The genomic window GGATTGTTCGAGCACTCTTTACGGGCGCTTTGATTACGCAGTATGCGTTGAAGCGCGTTGGCAGACCTTTGATCGTATTGTCTAAGTTGCCGTTCGGAAGGCAGTTGACGCTAGCGCCTGTCATCTTGCCTGCCTGGGTAACATCCTCACCAGAGAAGTCGCAAGTTTTGCCAGTCGGTGTTCCCGCTGCACCGGCCGGACCCGATAAGGTCACGCCACGAATCACGACTCCAGTTGTCACCGGATCGGTCGCGTGGACAGGTGAAGCCGAAAGCATGGCCAGAGTGGCAGCAAAGGCGGCATGAAATATATAGTTCGTATTCATGGCAATCACTCCTGATGGTGGGACGTGAGATTTTCCGCCCCGGTGGTTGACGGTGTACCTTGTGGCACACGCAATTCGGCTGAGCCGAAATCAAGCTCATGTCGCCAGACGATCTTTTTGCCGATAGGTCGGCAAAAAGATCACGACGACATGTCAGTTGGTATCGCTGACCTCGAAGGTGCCGTCGCCGTTAAAGTGAACGGTGATTACCTTGCTGCCGGAGGTGAAATCGCAGCGCGCCGCGTACACCGTATCGTAATGGACAGGCTGACCGACCTCGGCGGCGCCTGGTCGAACGTAGAACACTGGAACTGGCGATATTTCGAGCTCTATATTAGGTGGCGGCGCGATAAAGGACGACAGCACAATGACGCCATTCTGATCGAGCATCGCGTTGCCGCAGAGGAGATCGTCGACGTGTTCGGCGGCGAAAGGCGGAACTTGAAGACCAAACGCGCCTGTGCGTAACCCGGTTCGGTGCGTTGCAGCCGAAAGCCCCAAGGGATCCACAGTTAGGATCACGTGATTAGCTGGCTCGTCCTGCTCACGGGCGGATGCGAGGCTAACTGGCTGTAATGCGTTAACACGACTGATGATTTCGCCACCGGAAACAGAAGGGGTACCAAGCCTGTAGCCACCCATCGACCGGGCGTGTCGCGTCGCACCAACCCTGATGCTGCGATCCAGCGCGATGATAAGCTGCGCACCTGACTTTTCTTGCGTCGCAAGCAAGCCGGTCGCCAGACAATTGCTCCAGACCCTTGGTTCTGCCAAGCCGACGAAGCTCGCTTGTTCCTGAAAAACGAAGAAGGTCATATCTGTGGCTGACCCATTTTCGATAACAATCGTTGAATAGGTGGGCATGTCGACAACTCCAACTCACATTGGGGAGATCAGGCCGCTCCGCGCACCACGCAGCGGCCTGGAACGCAGAATTCGGCTTATGCTACGGCCCAATCCCCATTGTTGCTGAGTGTGACATTCAGTTCCGGCTTTCCGCCTGTGAAATCGCAAAGCGCTGCCGTCTGACTAGCCTGTGAGAAGTTCATGACGGTTCCAGGGGTATATGAGCCAGTTGCGACATAGAATTTCAGGATTGGTTGGCAATCGACATGGTTATTCGGTTTCGCGATAACAAAATTGGACATCACGACACCCTGATCGACAACCTCTATCGCCGAACCGACGTTATAGATCGCTGGAGGCGAGAAAGACGGTGTGTTGATGCGGTATGCTCCGCCTTGCACACCGGGTTCATTGACGGGAGTAGTCAGGCCCAGCGGGGTGTATGTGGCGATCACAGAATCATTCGTGACTTTGCCGTCGGTCGCGATATCGATCGCTTGGATGGCGGACGCATATCCGGACGAATGTCCAATTTGCGGCGTGGTGTGCGCTTGTTGGATGCCAGCGTAGAACTGCATATTGATCTGGAATGTCAGGCTTCCGCCCGTCGTCGTACGGTTTCCAAGAAGTCCCGACCAGAGCGAATTGGTGTAAACCTGCGGCCCTCCCACATAGATGGCTGGCTCCTGGAAAACGTAAAACATCATTGCATCTGACTCTTGGTTTTCGATATTGATTGTGAGCAATGTAGACATTTTGGCACCTCTTTTTCAGACTGCGAGCCGATATGGCGGTTACTCGGGTTGTGGACCAAAAGCGTAGTAACTTCTGCGCCCAAAAAGACGATGCGCGAAATGCACCGGCACCACAATTTAAGATTGTTACACAGTGCGTAAAAGTTGTACCGTTTTTACGGTACACGTGAATCTCCCGCCTCATCTAAAGCCTTCACGAGATTTAGAAGGATGGCACGCACCTTGGGCGTGTGCCGACGCAAGAGTGAGATGTGCTGGAGTTCTGATTGTTCGAACTGGATCCCGCGGTGCCAGTCGAGCGTGCCCCGTTCAAGTAGGAGCCAATCCAGCGAAACGTCGAGTTTCTCTGCCAAAAGGCAGATATGATCCAGGGAAATGTGTCCTCCATTCTGCCAACGAGAGACAGCCGCCACAGACACGTCAAGTTCTGTCGCCAGCGCCTGAACTTTGCTAAAACGTTTCTCTTTCATGGCACGCCGGATTCTGAGACCGCGATTGTGATTATCCTGCATTTAGTCCTCCCTGCTCGTTACAACGGCAAGAAGAACCAAACGAGTGCAGTCGCCGTTCAAATACAAAAGGGAGTTGTGTTTATCGTTCATCCATCCGCGGTGGGTCTTTGCCCCACCCGGGCACACTTGAGCAAAACAAGGTGGAAACGGCTCCGCATGACTCGCTTACTTCAGCACGACAAGCGTCCGGCTCCGTTTCGCATCTGCCAGCATCGCAACGGCGCTTCCAATTGACCGACATGAGGCCGCTGGAGCTTGTGATCGCTGTAACTCTGGGGACCAGCCTTCAGCCTCGGAAACGATCGAAGGCCGTCAGCCGCTTGATCGGAGGGTCGGCATCCGGATAGCGGTAGATTTCGGTTCGCAGGTAAGAGAGCTCCTCGTCTAGCGCCTGCTCATCGACTTCGACCCACCAGGATTTCGGACGGCCGTCGCGTCCGTCATACCAGCGATAGCCTCTCGCTTTCAGGTGGTCCTTCAGGTCAAAGGAGCTATTCTCGGCAAAGACCCGGACACGCGACCGTTGGCTTGCTTCGTAGAGTTCCGCGAACGCGGTGGAGGCCATTCCATCATTGTCCCTTGCCAGAACTTCCAGAAGCGCGAAACAATCGTCGACGGCGCGTTGACCCTCGTGGAAGAAGCCCGCCTGCCCGATCAGATAACCAAGCTTGGTGCCTTCATATCCCCGTAAGGACCAATCGATCTCAGCATTCGAGCAGGCCCAGGCCTTGCCCGCAAACATCTGAGACAACATCTCGCAGAATGGACGGTCGAAACCGGCATTGTGGGCGATCACCAAATCCGCGGGTTCGATCAGCGTCCGGACGGCTTCCATATCGATCGATTGACCTGTAACCAACGCGTCGGTGATGCCGGTGAGCCTCGTGATGTCAGTGGGAATGGACACGCTTGGCTGCTGAAGCCCGCCATAGATCCCGGTCACGTCACCGATGTTGCCCGTGGCATCGAAGGTGAACGCGATCAAACCAATCTCGATGATCTCGCGAGCACCTTCGATTAAACTTTTAGGCCACCGCCTATACCTTGCGATCTTCTGAGCGCAGCATGGCTTGAGCGGACTTTGAATCGCAATCGAAAGCCTGCCTGTTTCCGCCGGTGCCATCCGGGCAGTGTTATGCTAAGACTTTGGGACCGGTTGTCCACGAGACGTGTAAGGCATTGGTCCGGTATCGCGCATCGACATCCGGTTGCCGCCGAGATCTAGATGTGGCTGCGATGCGGTGCCGAACCTAATCGAAGCGGCACAGCGGACCCTGCCATGCGATAATGGCGCAAACGACTGGCGAGCCTGACATTGCAACCGAAGGAATTGCTGAACACGTGAAGACAGTCCAGCCACTCATTCTGACCGCACACATCGCTCAGCACGATCTCGAACCGTTCGAGCGCCTACGACAGCAACATTTCCCATCCGATCGCAACTTTCTAAGCGCGCATCTGACGATGTTTCATCGGCTGCCGGGGGAATATACCAAGCGTATCACAGAGAGCATCGAAGTTGTTGTTCAGAGAAATGGACCGATCGCCGCAGAGGTCTTCAGCGTTCGTCATCTCGGTAACGGCGTCGCCTATTCAATCGAAAGCCCGCAGTTCCTGGTCGTCCACACCGAGCTGCGAGCGGCATTCATGCCGTGGCTGGGCGGGCAGGACATGCAGAAATGGCGGCCGCACATCACGGTCCAGAACAAGGTTTCGCGACAGACCGCCGACGCGCTCCACCGAAGGCTTGCCGACGACTTCCAACCCGTCGTCATCAGCATCACAGGGCTGGATCTCTGGCGGTACCTTGGCGGACCTTGGGAGCACCAGAGGACGACGCTTTTCCCGACTTGGAGCCACCCACCTGATCTGTCGTGATCAATCACCTTCGCCGCCGACCCAACAGCTTCCCCGACATCAGGGTTCGGTCAAGGTTGCGCCTCGACAGCGTAACGGTAAGGCAATCAAGAGTACGGATAGCGTCCGTGACTTTCCATTGTCCGCTCTTGACGGGGTCGAACCTACGACCCCGCGGTTGTTCGCGCCGATCTCATACGAATTCTTAGAGACGTCAGAGACTTAGAAATTACAGTCCTCACCTCTCGATCGCCAGTCCCTTGCCACCCGATTGAGAATGGCCAGTCATCTAGCTCACAACTGACAGATCTGACGACCCCTCACAGAAATTGGATGGAAATGGATGAGAAAATGGAATTTCTAAATACGGCGCCCGTCCGGATCACGCCTGAGCGTCTGTCCGGCCTCCAGCGTGTCGCCACGATCGAAAGCGTCGGTTCCTCCACCGTATCGAAGGGGCACGCCTCACCGACCGAGAGGTCGAAAAGCTGCTGGCAAATATTCGCCTGGGGTCGTTTGCGACACGTGACGAGCAAGAGATTGCCGGCTAGCAGAGATTCGGCGCTTGTTGGCTAGCCTTTTTTATCACTCCCATCAGCCTCATTTGAAATTAGCTCAAGCTGCCGGTTGAAATCAGCCGGATCGAAATAGTCCCGCCAGACAGTGATGAAACCGGCTTCGATTGTTACTGTGCCCATGACCGGTAGTGTAATCGTGCCGCCGCCTATGTGCGTGAAGATATCGACCCGCTCGTTGAGCACAACGTTTCCAAAAGCGGCGATATTGGTGACCTTCCAGTCGACTGTGAAAGGTTCCAACGCCAAAATCCCGGTGGAACTTGCGAACGTTTTCCCGGCCGACAATATCTGGAAACGGTACGTTGTCGTAGAGCACGTTGTCCGCCAGCATTGCGAGCGCATCGTCGATGCGATTGGCGGTCCAATGATTGAAGAATGTGGTTGCTATATCGACTGGGTCTAAGGACATGGTCTTGTCTCCGGGGCTTTGCGTTCAGGCGAACTTGACAAAGTTGTTCGCGGGAAGCGGCCCGCCGGGAAATTGGGTGAGCCTGCCTCCGACAGCGATCGGTCCAAGGTCGATGCCGGCAAAGCCAAGCTTTGTCATCAAGGCTGCGACCTCGGCCTTCGCCTTGGCATCGTCACCCGAATAGAAGAGGACACGGTCTCCGCCTTCAGCATGCGGATCGGCGGAGATTAGAGTGGCCTGAAGGTGGTTAAACGCCTTCACAACCCTGGCACCGGGCACGAGGTCAGCAAAGATCTCCGTCGACAACCGGCCGTTCAGTTCGGCCGGCTTGAACAGCGGCGCCTCGATCGGATTGTTGGCATCGATGACGATCCGTCCGTTCCAGTTTGGCAATCTGGACAGCGCGGCGGGCAGTTTTGACCACGGTACGGCAACGAGCACGATATCGGCCTGCGCCGCCGCCTCGATGGAGACTGCCAAAATGTGAGGAGCCAGTTCCGTGACGAGACCAGACAGGCTTTCCGGGCCGCGACTGTTGGCAATCATTGCCGCAGTACCGTTGCGGGCAAGCGCTCTTGCGAAAGCGGAACCGATATTGCCGGCGCCGATGATACCGATGGTGGTCATGATTCTTCTCCTCGATGGTTGGTTCAGGTTCAGGCGGATTGGCCGCCATCGACATTCAGCGTGGCACCGGTGATATAGCCGGCGTCAGGCCCTGCAAGAAACGCCACGGCAGCGGCGATGTCTTCCGGCTGGCCATAGCGACCGAGCGCTGCGAGCTTGTTCAGCGTTTCCGCAAACGGCCCGTCTTGGGGATTCATATCGGTGTTGATCGCACCCGGCTGGATGATGTTAACCGTGATGTTGCGTGGCCCGAGGTCGCGAGACCATCCGCGCGTATAGGCAGCGACCGCGGCCTTGGTGGCGACGTAGTCCGCAGCGCCTGCGAAGGGAACGTGGACCGCGCCTGTTGTCCCGATCGAGACGATCCGGCCACCGTCGCTCATCAGCGGAACGGCCGCGCGAACGGCCGCGACGACGCCCTTGACGTTGATGTCGATCTGGCGATCGAAAGCTGCGAGATCTGCCTCAGGATCGCCAACCATGCCGGTGACGAAGACACCCGCCGAATTGACCAGGATGTCCAGCCGCCCAAGGAATGCGTGTGCCTTTCGGACAAGTGCTGCGACCTCCGAGGGAACACCCTGGTCAGCCTTGATGGCAAGCGCGCGGCGTCCGGCGGCCTCGATCTCCCTGACGATGCCGTCGGCGCTGGAGGCCGAGGCAGCGTAGCTGAACACCACGTCGGCGCCGTCACTGGCAAGACGCCGCACGATGGCTGCGCCAATACCGCGCGATCCGCCGGTCACAAGAGCCACCTTACCGGCCAGTGGTTGCTTTGCTTCTTTCATTGTCTTCACTCCATACGTTGTTCGATCGGAGGAAGATGGCCCGATTATTCCGCTTTGATTAGAGGGTAATACGAGATATCAGTTTCAAGCATATCTTGAAGGTGGCGTTATGGAAACTCTTGCAAACCTGGAATCCTTCGTCCGAAGCGCCGAACTCGCAAGCTTCTCGGCGGCCGCACGCCGGCTCGGCCTGACTCCCGCAGCCGTGAGCCGCAATGTTGCCGCGCTGGAGGCGAGCCCTGAAACTTCGCCTGTTTCACCGCAGCACGCGCAGCCTGAACCTCACAGAGGCCGGCGAACGGTTCCTGCTGTCCATCAGGGATCATCTGGAAAATCTTCAGGGCGCCATCGCAGATATCTCTCAATCTGACGGGGAGCCCGCAGGCGCTCTAAAGATCAGCATGGGACCGACATTCGGGATCGGATATATTCTGCCCATGCTGCCCGAGTTCATGCGACAATACCCGCTGATCCGCCCCGAATGGATGTTCGAGAACCGGCAGGTCGACCTGATCGCAGAAGGATATGACGCGGCAATCGGCGGTGGTTTTGAGCTCGCGCAAGGAATCGTCGCTCGGACGCTTGCTCCCGCCCATCTCATTGCCGTGGCTTCGCCCGATTATCTGCGGGGCCGTCCCCTCCCCGCTTCGCCCGCAGACCTTTCAGCCCTGGATGGCATCGCGATGCGATCCCTGCGCACCGGCCGGATCCCCCAAAGGCTGATGAGAAATGCGTCCGGAGAGGAACAGGCCGTCTTGCTCAAAGAGACCATCGTCGTGAATGATCCGGCAGCAATGCGGGCCGCGTCGCTGTTGGGACTGGGCGTTACGTTGATCGTCAAAGCGGATGCCCTTCCCCATCTCGAAAGCGGGGAACTCGTGCGGCTGTTGCCGTCATGGTGGTCGATGCGGGGCCGATATCGATCTACTACGCGAGCAGAAATCTCATCCCTTTGAAGACGAGGGTTTTCGTCGATTACGTGGTCGAGGTGTTCCAGCGTGAGCGCTATCCGGAACGGTTTGCAGGAAGCCTGGGATAGACGCGAATTGCCTTCGCCTTGATGAGATTTGAACAAGGAGCCAGAAAGAATATCTTATTGTATCAATAAATTAATTAGGGATAAGCGACATAGCGAACTTTCGGCAGCCCACGGAAGTGGGACGTCGGCTAAGGGTATTAAACTCCACCGCGCCCAAGCGGGAGCGTGCAAGCTCCATGTCGCGATCTGACCCTTTCAAGCTCACCGGAAAGATCGGTCAGGCAATCAGCACCAAAGCGCGCCCGTTAGTCCTGAGCTGAATCTTGTCGCAAACGCCGATCATACCGATGCCAAGCACGGCGCAACAGTATGCGCCTCAGACGAGCTGGGATAGCCAGCCAAGACCATCGACGGTCGATTGGCGCGGACTATATTCGCAACCTAGGAACCCATTGTATCCCCCCTTCACTAACCCGTCCCGAACTGTTCCGAAGTCGATCGTACCGGTTCCGGGCTCGTGGCGACCGGGATGATCCGCGATGTGAACGTGGCCGATCAGCTCGGCGTTCTTCTCGATCTCCACAAGCGGATCGAGACCGCTGTTCACGCAATGAAAGACGTCCAGCAGCAAGCGGATATTGTCGCGTCCGGTCGCCTCAATCGCTTTCACACCAATGTCCGGCAAGTCGACGAAATAGTCCGCAACGGCACCGGCGCTCATTGCCTCAACGAGGATGGTGATGTCGCGTTCGGCTGCGCGGTCGGCTGCCCAACTCAGGTTGTCGATGTAGCAATCCCAGTGCTCGGCCGTGCGTAAGGACTTGGGCAGGACGCCGGCCATCGCATGAACCTTCTTGACGCCGATGGTCTGCGCATAGTCGAGGCCGACCCCGACGCTGTCGCGAAACTCGCTGCGGCGGTCGGGAAAGATCGCAAGCCCCTTCTCGCCCCGCGTGGCCTCGCCGGAATAAAGCCCGAACTGGACATAGGGAAGGTCGATCTCTTCCAGCCATTCGGCCATGCGGGCTGCGGGGACATGGTAGGGAGACGGGTGTTCCACCGCCGAGAAGCCGTGCCGTTTCGCGGCCCGGAAACGATCGAAATACGTGAGGTCGGTAAAGAGATAGCCCAGATGAGCGCTGTAACCGAAGACGTGCGGCATCCTATTTCCTATCGATTAAATAAGGTCGTAAAGTTGGCCTTCGTAGCTTAGCCTTCTTCCTGGAAGGCAATTTCACGCTTCCTACGCAGGGCTGGCGCGATCATGAGTGCGAGGAGAGCAACGGCAAGCAACAACATCGTGGCGCTGATTGGCCTAGTCACAAAAACCGTGGGATCTCCCCTCGAAAGCATCATTGCACGGCGCAAGAACTCCTCCATCATCGGCCCGAGGATGAGCGCAAGAAGCAGCGGCGCCGGTTCGGCGCCGATCTTCTTGAAAATGTATCCAAGCAAGCCGAAGCCAGCCATCAGGTACACATCGAAGCTGGCATTGTTGACCGTGAAGACACCGATCGTGCTGAACAGGATGATGGCGGGAAACAGGTAACGATACGGGATGGAAATCATCTTCACCCACAGCCCCACCAGGGGCAGATTGAGGACGATAAGCATCAGGTTACCGCACCACATCGACGCGATCAGACCCCAGAATAGCTTCGGCTGCTCAACCATCACACTGGGTCCGGGCTGAATTCCCTGGATCATAAGCGCCCCGATCATCAGAGCCATGACCGGGTTCGACGGAATTCCGAGAGTCAACATCGGGATGAACGAGGTCTGCGCGCCAGCATTGTTGGCCGCCTCAGGCGCTGCGACACCCTCGATCGCGCCATGCCCGAACTGAGCCGAGTGCTTCGAAATCTTCTTCTCGAGAGCATAGGCACCGAATGACGACAGAACAGCACCGCCGCCGGGGAGAATTCCAAGGACGGAACCAAGGGCCGTCCCACGGAGGGTCGGGCCGATGATCCGCCCCCAGTCCTCCCTCGTCGGGAAAAGACCTGTGACTTTCGTCGCCAGTGTGGAGCGACTGGTCTCGTCTTCCAGGTTAGCGATGATTTCCCCGATACCGAATAGGCCCATGGCGATGGTGACAAAGCCAATCCCATCGGCAAGCTGCGGGACATCAAATGTGAAGCGAGCTATGCCGGAATTGATGTCGGTCCCGAACATGCCGAGAACTAGACCCACCAGGATCATGCCGATGGCATTCAACAGCGAACCACTTGCCAGAACGACCGAAGCAATCAGACCGAGGACCATGAGCGAGAAATATTCGGCCGGGCCGAAAGCGAGGGCAGCACCAGCAAGCAGAGGGGCTGCAATGGCGATAATCAGGGTGGCGATTGTCCCGGCAATGAATGACGAAATCGCAGCGGTCGCTAACGCACGCCCGGCCTTCCCCTGCCTTGCCATCTGGTATCCGTCAATCGCCGTCACCACCGAAGAGGATTCCCCCGGAAGGTTGACCAGGATCGCCGTCGTCGAGCCGCCATACTGAGCGCCGTAGAAAATACCGGCCAGCATGATGAGAGCGGAATCGGAGCCGAGGCCATAGGTCAGCGGCAGGAGCATGGCGATGGTGGGTACGGGACCCAGTCCTGGCAACACGCCGATCGCGGTGCCCAGAAGCACGCCGATGAGGCAGTAGAAGAGGTTCATCGGATCCAGCGCAACGTGGAGACCGAGAGTGAGATTGGCGATAACGTCCATGGGGAGCTGATCCTCAGAAATTCGGCAGGAGCGGCTGAAGCCAGGTGCCAATCAAGGGTATCGGAACATTGAGCAGTTCGATGAACACCACCGAGCAGACACAGACAAGGGTAAGCGCGCCAAGAACAGGCCGTGACGCCAGCTTGAATTCGCGGCTGCCCATCGCTGCCGTCATCACGGTCAGCAACATCGCCAGAGGTCCGCCAAGCGGTTCGACCGCCAATCCGAAAATGGCGACGGAGCCGATAATCGCCGCAACCGGCCGCATCGCTATTTTGCCGACGGCATCGCCTTCCACCACGAACGACTTGACGACCGAGGCAAGCCCGACCAGCGCCAGAAGACCGGTCAGCAGAACCGGAAAAAAGCCGGGGCCCATGCGCGTCGCAGTTCCGAAATTGTAGTTTTTCGCGATGAACAGTCCGACGAGTCCCACGACCAGAAAGATCGAACCCGTCCAGAAATCCTTAGGCGCCTTCATCAAGGCTTACTCCCGGCAGTGTGTTGGCGGCAAACGGATGCGCTGGTGACCGGCCTTGTCGAAGGCCCGGTCGGAGGCATGGACTATCCTTACTGATCTTTCCAGGGATTTTTGGCCCACATATCTTTCAGGCGGGCGTCGATGCCCAGCACGGACTGCTTGTACTCGTCTCCGTACAGACCGCGAATTGGAGCCTTGAATTTTGTGGCTGCAGCCTTGAACTCCGGGTCATCCAAGGCGGCTCTGAAGGCGGCAGAGAGTTTGGTCAGCAGATCGGCTGGGAGACCGGGGGGCGCCACAATCCCACGCTGAGCGCCGACCGTGAAGGCATAGCCACCCTCGCGGAACGTCTGTACGTCTGGCATGGACGGACTACGGTTGTCGCCGGATTGGGCAAGAACGCGGACCGTCCCATCGGCGAGCGGCTGGATGAATTCGCTCACGTTCAGAACCGCGACATCGATATGACCGCCCTGAAGCGCCGTGCTGACCGGTGCAGACCCATTAAACGGGATCACATTGAACTTCACACCGGCAGCCTGCTGAAGCTCAAGCACCACCAAATGATCGTCGCCGCCAACCCCCGTGTGCCCGATCGAGATAGATTCCGGAGCTGCTTTCGCGCGTGCGATAAGGTCCGCGAGGTCCTTGATGTCGGAGGTTGGAGACACCGCGATCGCGCCTGGGTCGTCCATCACGTTGGCGATATAGACAAACTCATCGATCTTGTAGCGAACCGGGCGATCGAACGGGATTGTCATCATGGCCGGTGACGTTACGCCGCAAAGCGTGTAGCCGTCCGGTTTGGCGGTAAAGACGTATTCCATACCGATCTGACTGCCGGCACCCGCACGGTTCTCGATCACGATATTGGAACCGGGAAGATGCTTCTGGACATAAGGCACGACAAGGCGTGCCATCTGGTCCACGCCGCCGCCTGGCGGAAACGGTACGACAAACATAATGGGTTGGGCGGTGGGCCACTCAGCAGCAAAAGCCGGCTTGCTTACAATAGTCGATACCGCGGCAGCTGCGCCGACGGCCATAAAATGTCTACGATTGATCATTGGTCCCTCCTCCTTGAATCCGGCTCTATAATGTGTGTGTCTTATGTCGCCGAGACGCCAAAAACCGTTGAAGTAAGATCCTACGGCAAGTCGATTAGCGTCTCGCCTTCTCCCAAGGCGCAACATTCAATCAAGCTGTATTGACTAGTTCGCATGAATCAAAAGCTAAATAAACTTGTGATGCCTAGCTTCATTCGTAAGAAAATATTGCGTTTGCTGTTTATGAATCGAGAACATAACGCGCGCGGATGTTATCCACCTCGTTGCGGGAGCCAAGGATGACTGCAACGCGCTGGTGAAGCTCGGTGGGCGTCAGATCGAGGATGGGATGTTTGCCGGTCGTGGCCGCTCCCCCCGCCGTCGTTATCAACAGCGCCATGGGGTTTGCTTCGTACAACAGGCGCAAACGGCCTCCCGTCTTCGCGGCTTTTTTTCCAGCCGGATAGAGAAAGACACCGCCTCGTATCAGTATCCTCAGAATATCGGCCACCATTGAGCCCACCCATCGGCTGTTGTATACCTTGTCGCTGTGCTTTGTCGGTCTAAAGCAGGCTGCAACATAGCCAGAGATGGCTTTGTCCCACTGCATTTCTCTGCTGGAATTGATCGCAATTTCCGTCGTATCGACCGGAACTGTCAATCCGCTCCTGGCAAGCTGCCAGACGCCATCTCCGCCTAGTACGAAAAGGTCGACACTTGTACCGAACGTCAGCACCAGACTGGTAGCGGGTCCGTATGCGGCAAAACCCGCGAACACCTGCGTGTTCCCCGGAGACAGAAGAGCGTCTCCGAATGCTGCGGGGATGACGGAAAAGATCGAGCCAACCGTTACATTGACATCGAGATTGGACGACCCGTCAAGCGGGTCGAATATGACGGCAAACCTGCCATCCGCATGGATCGGTGTCTCCAGGTCAAGCTCTTCGGACACTGCATAGGATGCGCCGGCGCACCGGTGACATGCCGCCATGAAGATGTCGTTCGCCAAGATATCGAGCGGCTTCTGAACCTCGCCCTGAACATTGACGCTTTCGGTCGCCCCGGTCAGCCCGTCAAGCGGCGCGGTACGCAACTGGCTTGCGAGCTCGGCGCTGGCGCTGGCAATTTCCGCGACGATTGTGGCGAGATCCGGAGGCAGTCCCGCTGCGACATGCTGTGTGATCCATTCGCCGAGTGTCCTGATCACGAGCCAAATCCGTTCGAATAGCGGCGCGCCATCTCGTCGAGAGGAATTGTCTTGATCTTCTTGGCATTTCCAGCCGTACCAAATCTCTCAAACCGCTCGACGCACAACTCTTCGATCTTGGTTGTCCCGGGTTTGAAAATGGCACGCAGATCGAAGGATGCAGGGTTCGCCTGAAGGTATTCTCGCATCGAACCACTCATTGCCATGCGAAGGTCGGTGTCGATATTGATCTTGCGCACGCCCATCTTGATGCTGCGGACTACCTCGTCAAGCGGCACGCCAAAGGTGGGTGGCATCTCACCGCCACTCGTATTAATGAGCTCTTGCAGGTCCTGTGACACTGTCGACGCGCCGTGCATGACCAGATGCGTGTGCGGCAGCAGTGCGTGAATGGCCGCGATCGTATCGATCGAAAGCGTTTCGCCGGTCGGCTTCTGCGAAAACTTGTAGGCCCCGTGGGAGGTACCGATTGCGACAGCCAGAGCATCGACGCCGGTCGCGGATACGAAATCGGCGGCCTGTTTCGGATCTGTCAGCAATTCTTCGCGGGCAAGCGATCCCTCGAAGCCGTGGCCATCCTCCTGTTCGCCCGCGCCGGTTTCGAGCGATCCGAGTACGCCGATCTCGCCCTCGACCGACACACCGCGGGCATGTGCCAGAACGACGGTTTCGGCGGTGACACGCACATTGTAGTCGTAACTTGCCGGCGTCTTGCCGTTTGCCTCCAGCGATCCGTCCATCATGACGCTTGAACAGCCGTTTTCGATCGCAGACTGACATACGGACGGGCTGCTGCCGTGGTCCTGAT from Agrobacterium vitis includes these protein-coding regions:
- a CDS encoding hydroxypyruvate isomerase family protein, with the protein product MPHVFGYSAHLGYLFTDLTYFDRFRAAKRHGFSAVEHPSPYHVPAARMAEWLEEIDLPYVQFGLYSGEATRGEKGLAIFPDRRSEFRDSVGVGLDYAQTIGVKKVHAMAGVLPKSLRTAEHWDCYIDNLSWAADRAAERDITILVEAMSAGAVADYFVDLPDIGVKAIEATGRDNIRLLLDVFHCVNSGLDPLVEIEKNAELIGHVHIADHPGRHEPGTGTIDFGTVRDGLVKGGYNGFLGCEYSPRQSTVDGLGWLSQLV
- a CDS encoding SDR family oxidoreductase, which encodes MKEAKQPLAGKVALVTGGSRGIGAAIVRRLASDGADVVFSYAASASSADGIVREIEAAGRRALAIKADQGVPSEVAALVRKAHAFLGRLDILVNSAGVFVTGMVGDPEADLAAFDRQIDINVKGVVAAVRAAVPLMSDGGRIVSIGTTGAVHVPFAGAADYVATKAAVAAYTRGWSRDLGPRNITVNIIQPGAINTDMNPQDGPFAETLNKLAALGRYGQPEDIAAAVAFLAGPDAGYITGATLNVDGGQSA
- a CDS encoding 3'-5' exonuclease; the encoded protein is MAPAETGRLSIAIQSPLKPCCAQKIARYRRWPKSLIEGAREIIEIGLIAFTFDATGNIGDVTGIYGGLQQPSVSIPTDITRLTGITDALVTGQSIDMEAVRTLIEPADLVIAHNAGFDRPFCEMLSQMFAGKAWACSNAEIDWSLRGYEGTKLGYLIGQAGFFHEGQRAVDDCFALLEVLARDNDGMASTAFAELYEASQRSRVRVFAENSSFDLKDHLKARGYRWYDGRDGRPKSWWVEVDEQALDEELSYLRTEIYRYPDADPPIKRLTAFDRFRG
- a CDS encoding NADPH-dependent F420 reductase — protein: MNQPSRRRIMTTIGIIGAGNIGSAFARALARNGTAAMIANSRGPESLSGLVTELAPHILAVSIEAAAQADIVLVAVPWSKLPAALSRLPNWNGRIVIDANNPIEAPLFKPAELNGRLSTEIFADLVPGARVVKAFNHLQATLISADPHAEGGDRVLFYSGDDAKAKAEVAALMTKLGFAGIDLGPIAVGGRLTQFPGGPLPANNFVKFA
- a CDS encoding helix-turn-helix domain-containing protein encodes the protein MQDNHNRGLRIRRAMKEKRFSKVQALATELDVSVAAVSRWQNGGHISLDHICLLAEKLDVSLDWLLLERGTLDWHRGIQFEQSELQHISLLRRHTPKVRAILLNLVKALDEAGDSRVP
- a CDS encoding 2'-5' RNA ligase family protein, with protein sequence MAQTTGEPDIATEGIAEHVKTVQPLILTAHIAQHDLEPFERLRQQHFPSDRNFLSAHLTMFHRLPGEYTKRITESIEVVVQRNGPIAAEVFSVRHLGNGVAYSIESPQFLVVHTELRAAFMPWLGGQDMQKWRPHITVQNKVSRQTADALHRRLADDFQPVVISITGLDLWRYLGGPWEHQRTTLFPTWSHPPDLS
- a CDS encoding protein rhiC, with the translated sequence MNTNYIFHAAFAATLAMLSASPVHATDPVTTGVVIRGVTLSGPAGAAGTPTGKTCDFSGEDVTQAGKMTGASVNCLPNGNLDNTIKGLPTRFNAYCVIKAPVKSARTIQAAVTGNKNHCDLSGISIKDATVQFGGAVWK